The Acidithiobacillus ferrooxidans ATCC 23270 genomic interval GACCGGACGAAACGGTGATTCAAGCCGCATTGGGGAAACATAGAGGGGAAGTCTCTTTTTATGAAATTCCGGAAACAGGATTATCTACAGTGGATGCCACCATCGCTAAAGACCATGCGCAGCGGGGTTTCACGGTACACACCATCGCAGTGCCTCTGTATACGCTAGCCTCGGTCTTTCGACGAACGAAGGGCAAAGACATTCACTGGCTCAAGATTGATGTGGAGGGGGCTGAAGAAGGAGCATTGCGTGGTTGGAACCGTAGCAAGGCTCGACCTTGGATCGTTACTGTGGAAAGCACTCTGCCACTGACCGAAACGCTCAGTCACATGGTATGGGAGACATTGATCCTGCGCCGAGGCTATCAATTAGTATATTTTGACGGACTTAATCGCTTTTATCTCAGCGATGCCCATCCTGATCTGCAACCCCATTTCGGTCACGGCCCCTGTGTCTTCGATGACTTTGCATTGAGCGGCCTAGCCAGTGCTCCATTTTGCCATTACGTCCAAGGAAAGCTGTCAGCTCCACCCTTAACGAGGGACTGACAAACAACT includes:
- a CDS encoding FkbM family methyltransferase, whose translation is MTWVSYAQNFEDVILRRALQHVDRGFYIDIGAQHPRIDSVSRAFYEMGWRGVHVEPVPAYARLLQEDRPDETVIQAALGKHRGEVSFYEIPETGLSTVDATIAKDHAQRGFTVHTIAVPLYTLASVFRRTKGKDIHWLKIDVEGAEEGALRGWNRSKARPWIVTVESTLPLTETLSHMVWETLILRRGYQLVYFDGLNRFYLSDAHPDLQPHFGHGPCVFDDFALSGLASAPFCHYVQGKLSAPPLTRD